The Montipora foliosa isolate CH-2021 chromosome 1, ASM3666993v2, whole genome shotgun sequence genome has a window encoding:
- the LOC137976073 gene encoding uncharacterized protein, with protein sequence MCAERQRLRPWLEDKINSGKVPGLFWRDKDKKEFRVSWKHAGKPDFDCEKDAKLFQLWAEHTEKYKDGESPDPSTWKTRFRCALHKMPDVEEVIVPHSLDEKEPYRVFRFTDKGVTPKKNPKQRTKVEPKAEKSPSQRYQPYPCSTSQKPMVIRPPPPESDGVDYRFKLHSESMRYDDRQQGSPYQPDSSDGSFDDSCDLDDITPTITPYYPSNTVMAEEPFNGSPDNQFFPYSDIQGIYSGDYVNNGLSMQFPVLDYSTRMEMLGAFLAHSSNGLMGNGSVFGENTEAFMQHFMAANPGGLMNMKLWFGGMVIPDESSAVSSTSSNTHLNMDNGLLELGGDAFDAAGRMVVPRINRSTLPARTAKSPLEPYDSLLHIRVFYGSHEVLSNETRLAKGERAIRFFYGSSKTPDIIKMNGARQIQLPEVNSNCRQIAKVVSYLTPGILLEITEDFDMLATRHAALKVFYSNGCKAATKLEREKCTKVFDYKGKFLPTLKEIRNGIPNCEYPNCDVIFYLGRADSSLVSIVVTHVKAKMSLRNESTAEPNPSEQLSTSLEQDCFC encoded by the exons ATGTGCGCAGAACGACAAAGGTTAAGGCCTTGGCTGGAGGACAAAATAAACAGCGGAAAAGTGCCTGGTTTGTTCTGGCGCGACAAGGACAAGAAAGAATTCCGAGTTTCGTGGAAGCATGCCGGCAAACCAGATTTCGACTGCGAGAAAGACGCCAAGTTATTTCAGCTTTGGGCTGAACATACCGAGAAGTACAAGGACGGTGAATCGCCCGATCCGTCTACTTGGAAAACACGGTTTCGATGTGCTTTGCATAAGATGCCAGATGTGGAAGAAGTCATAGTTCCTCACAGTTTGGACGAGAAGGAGCCATATCGGGTGTTCCGATTTACAGACAAAG GTGTTACGCCAAAGAAGAACCCAAAGCAGAGAACCAAAGTAGAGCCAAAGGCAGAAAAAAGCCCAAGTCAACGATACCAGCCG taccCCTGTTCGACAAGCCAAAAGCCAATGGTAATCAGACCACCTCCCCCTGAGTCAGACGGAGTTGATTACCGCTTCAAGTTACATTCAGAATCCATGCGTTATGACGATCGGCAACAGGGGTCACCTTATCAGCCGGATAGTAGTGATGGTTCATTTGACGACAGCTGTGATCTTGATGATATTACCCCG ACTATTACACCATATTACCCAAGTAACACAGTGATGGCAGAGGAACCGTTTAATGGGAGTCCAGACAATCAATTTTTCCCCTACTCTGATATTCAAGGAATCTACAGTGGTGATTATGTGAATAATGGCCTTTCGATGCAGTTTCCAGTGCTTGACTACAGCACTAGGATGGAAATGCTTGGGGCTTTTCTTGCGCATTCATCAAACGGCCTAATGGGAAATGGATCCGTCTTTGGAGAGAATACTGAAGCCTTCATGCAGCATTTTATGGCAGCAAATCCGGGTGGGCTAATGAATATGAAGCTTTGGTTCGGAGGAATGGTGATACCAGACGAG TCCTCTGCTGTCAGTTCAACGTCTTCCAACACTCACCTTAATATGGACAACGGATTGCTAG AGTTGGGTGGTGATGCTTTCGACGCTGCTGGACGAATG GTCGTTCCCCGCATAAATCGCTCCACGTTACCTGCGAGGACAGCAAAATCACCCTTAGAGCCCTATG ACTCTTTATTACACATCCGAGTCTTCTACGGGTCACATGAAGTCTTATCTAACGAAACGAGGCTAGCAAAAGGCGAGAGGGCCATCAGATTCTTTTACGGAAGCTCCAAAACACCCGACATCATAAAAATGAATGGCGCAAGGCAGATTCAACTACCGGAGGTGAACAGCAACTGTCGGCAAATCGCGAAAGTGGTTAGTTATTTGACACCAGGAATCCTGTTAGAAATTACAGAGGACTTTGACATGCTAGCCACTCGACATGCGGCTCTCAAG GTTTTCTATTCAAACGGCTGCAAAGCTGCGACAAAGCTTGAGCGAGAAAAGTGCACCAAAGTGTTCGACTATAAGGGCAAATTTCTCCCAACTCTTAAAGAAATCAGGAATGGGATTCCGAACTGTGAGTATCCAAACTGTGATGTCATATTTTACTTGGGAAGAGCTGATAGCAGCCTGGTATCTATTGTCGTCACTCATGTCAAGGCCAAGATGAGCCTGCGCAATGAGAGTACAGCGGAGCCGAATCCAAGTGAGCAGTTGTCAACTAGTTTGGAACAGGATTGTTtctgttaa
- the LOC137976156 gene encoding trace amine-associated receptor 5-like, whose product MSGNFTTPLESEFHLVTSAWPRSLVILTFILMVIINAMTIVGNAFVIVALTKIDALKKIANNQVVISLAVADLLVGFLVMPCSIDSVLVGEWRFGHLWGRLNAFGNFCFCISSIMHLALLSVDRFISVSRPLKYIVTVTKTRARIACLAMWIYSTLWALPPLFGISSYECFIPYIGKCFNEDWFQKTAAVLFTVSVVCGTYGAAVLVMIFVYAKIFTVIFKQSRRINIDVTIKHVGKRSYSVSRANISARKGALTVLIVIGTYILCWSPFCVLLFIQMACGKDTGGQTADLITMFIGFANSACNPIIYCIRYQAFRKAVHRILARTNNWFFSLVERKRTQTRIQTSSLSNVYIIS is encoded by the coding sequence ATGTCAGGAAATTTTACAACACCGCTCGAAAGCGAATTTCACCTGGTGACTTCAGCATGGCCTCGCAGTTTggttattttaacttttattttgatGGTTATAATCAATGCAATGACCATTGTTGGAAATGCGTTCGTTATCGTGGCCTTAACAAAGATAGATGCACTCAAGAAGATAGCGAACAATCAAGTTGTTATCTCATTGGCTGTCGCAGATCTCTTAGTTGGCTTTCTTGTAATGCCATGTTCAATCGACAGTGTTTTGGTCGGTGAATGGCGTTTTGGTCATCTCTGGGGAAGACTGAATGCTTTTGGGAACTTCTGCTTCTGTATTTCGTCCATAATGCATCTAGCATTACTATCTGTTGACCGTTTTATTTCCGTATCACGACCTCTAAAGTACATTGTAACTGTGACGAAAACAAGGGCCCGCATAGCATGTTTAGCCATGTGGATATATTCAACGCTCTGGGCTTTACCGCCACTCTTTGGTATAAGCTCGTATGAATGTTTTATTCCCTACATTGGCAAGTGTTTCAATGAAGATTGGTTTCAGAAGACCGCCGCAGTTTTGTTCACTGTGTCGGTCGTTTGTGGAACTTATGGGGCAGCGGTGTTGGTTATGATCTTTGTGTACGCTAAGATTTTTACTGTCATCTTTAAACAGTCCAGAAGAATTAACATTGATGTCACAATAAAACACGTTGGAAAAAGAAGTTACTCGGTCTCAAGAGCGAATATTTCAGCAAGGAAAGGGGCTTTGACAGTGTTAATAGTCATCGGGACCTACATATTGTGTTGGTCGCCATTTTGCGTTCTTCTCTTTATACAAATGGCTTGCGGAAAAGACACAGGAGGACAAACTGCTGATTTAATAACCATGTTTATAGGCTTTGCTAATAGTGCCTGTAATCCGATAATATATTGCATACGATATCAAGCATTTCGTAAAGCTGTACACCGTATATTAGCGAGGACGAACAACTGGTTCTTTTCGTTAGTAGAGAGAAAACGAACTCAAACAAGGATCCAAACATCGAGTCTGTCAAATGTTTATATCATCAGTTAG